Proteins encoded by one window of Akkermansia muciniphila ATCC BAA-835:
- a CDS encoding dihydrolipoamide acetyltransferase family protein: protein MPKVPILMPQLGDSIAEATVLRLLAAQGDTVEADQEIFEVETNKATMGVTTMCGGILSDVFIKEGESVVVGACMAMIEATEEEIERSGATPAGDSTQPSLPASPESVPQAAPSAPPREEKPAGVHFGVTGESYQENGTDLKVQPSVRGLPVPAGMKGAHYMSPRMKARMDELGMSASDIAFISGSGAGGRVTIDDLEEFLEYVSQWPHRKASSMRLAVADAMRRSWTRPLASAGRPVFMDPLIKHRQNSPLRPGITLYFARALALSLAESPECAGYLVGENILSPKTIDIGIAAQVADGVMVPVLRRVNERTMEELLEDYNRLIAQARRRRLAPEDSTGGIATVTNFGGFGLTFAAPMPMPSESIILGVGAVTKTPVWSDEVEAFIPISKANIVATGDHRVVDGADIGRLLKRVAELLQRPEYL, encoded by the coding sequence ATGCCTAAAGTACCCATTCTGATGCCCCAGCTCGGGGATTCCATTGCGGAAGCCACTGTGCTGCGCCTGCTGGCGGCCCAGGGCGATACCGTAGAAGCCGACCAGGAAATCTTTGAGGTAGAAACCAACAAGGCCACCATGGGAGTCACCACCATGTGCGGCGGCATCCTGAGCGATGTGTTCATCAAGGAAGGGGAATCCGTCGTGGTCGGCGCCTGCATGGCCATGATTGAGGCCACGGAAGAGGAAATTGAGCGTTCCGGAGCGACTCCGGCCGGAGATTCCACCCAGCCGTCCCTTCCAGCCAGTCCGGAATCCGTTCCCCAGGCCGCGCCCTCCGCCCCTCCCCGGGAGGAAAAACCCGCAGGCGTCCACTTCGGGGTGACGGGGGAATCCTATCAGGAAAACGGAACGGACCTGAAAGTCCAGCCCAGCGTGCGCGGCCTCCCCGTACCCGCCGGCATGAAGGGCGCGCACTACATGTCCCCCCGGATGAAGGCGCGCATGGATGAATTGGGCATGAGCGCCTCCGACATCGCTTTCATCTCCGGTTCCGGGGCGGGCGGACGCGTCACCATTGACGACCTGGAAGAATTCCTGGAATATGTTAGCCAATGGCCGCACCGCAAGGCCTCATCCATGCGGCTGGCCGTGGCGGACGCCATGCGCCGCAGCTGGACGCGCCCGCTGGCCTCCGCCGGGCGTCCCGTATTCATGGACCCCCTCATCAAACACAGGCAAAATTCCCCGCTGCGGCCCGGCATCACCCTGTACTTTGCCCGCGCCCTGGCCCTGTCCCTGGCGGAAAGCCCGGAATGCGCCGGCTACCTGGTGGGGGAAAACATTCTTTCTCCCAAAACAATCGACATCGGCATCGCCGCCCAGGTGGCGGACGGCGTCATGGTTCCCGTGCTGCGCCGCGTGAACGAACGGACGATGGAAGAACTGCTGGAAGACTATAACAGGCTGATTGCCCAGGCGCGCCGCCGCAGGCTGGCTCCGGAAGACAGCACGGGCGGCATCGCCACGGTCACCAACTTCGGCGGCTTCGGCCTCACCTTTGCCGCGCCCATGCCCATGCCCAGCGAATCCATTATCCTGGGGGTGGGGGCCGTCACCAAAACCCCGGTCTGGAGTGACGAAGTGGAGGCGTTTATCCCCATCTCCAAGGCCAACATCGTGGCTACGGGAGACCACCGCGTGGTGGACGGAGCGGACATCGGCCGCCTGCTCAAGCGCGTGGCGGAATTGCTCCAGCGCCCGGAATACCTGTAA
- a CDS encoding alpha-ketoacid dehydrogenase subunit beta, whose protein sequence is MSVTYIDAIHDAQKDLLTEDRDVFLYGQDIGVFGGAFKATKGLKELFPDRVIDAPISEDAMAGMVTGAAVMGKKPIMEVQFADFSTIAFNQIVNMAATHYYRTGIPANITVRLPCGGTPGTGPFHSQSLEALFAHYPGLHVMTPATVADAYWMLRQAVEIPDPVIFLEHKFLYRWLKAEDNYREAPVIPFGTARIARTGKHATVVAYSAMVPEAVRAADLLEKESGYEVEVVDLRTVRPLDMDTVIASVARTGRVLVVGEDFPWGGVTAEVVSRIVAEGFHLLDAPPQRLNARDTPIPQHPNLWKAHRPTLESIAASIRHLLSI, encoded by the coding sequence ATGAGCGTAACATACATTGATGCCATCCACGACGCCCAGAAAGACCTGCTTACGGAAGACAGGGACGTCTTTCTGTACGGGCAGGACATAGGCGTTTTCGGCGGCGCATTCAAAGCGACCAAGGGCCTCAAGGAGCTGTTCCCGGACCGGGTGATTGACGCCCCCATCAGTGAGGACGCCATGGCCGGCATGGTGACCGGGGCCGCCGTCATGGGCAAGAAGCCCATTATGGAAGTCCAGTTTGCCGACTTCAGCACGATCGCTTTCAACCAGATTGTCAACATGGCGGCCACCCATTACTACCGCACGGGCATTCCCGCCAACATCACGGTGCGCCTGCCCTGCGGGGGAACCCCCGGCACCGGCCCTTTCCACAGCCAGAGCCTGGAAGCCTTGTTCGCCCATTATCCGGGCCTGCACGTCATGACTCCGGCCACGGTAGCGGATGCTTACTGGATGCTGCGCCAGGCCGTGGAAATTCCGGACCCCGTCATTTTTCTGGAGCACAAGTTCCTGTACCGCTGGCTGAAGGCGGAGGACAACTACCGGGAGGCCCCGGTCATCCCGTTCGGCACGGCCCGGATCGCCCGCACGGGGAAGCATGCCACCGTGGTGGCGTACAGCGCCATGGTGCCGGAAGCCGTGCGCGCGGCGGACCTGCTTGAGAAGGAAAGCGGCTATGAAGTGGAGGTCGTGGATCTTCGGACGGTGCGCCCGCTGGACATGGATACCGTTATCGCCTCCGTAGCGCGCACCGGCCGCGTCCTGGTCGTCGGGGAAGATTTTCCGTGGGGAGGCGTCACGGCGGAAGTTGTTTCACGCATTGTCGCGGAAGGCTTCCACCTGCTGGATGCCCCGCCCCAGAGGCTCAACGCACGGGATACCCCCATCCCCCAGCACCCCAACCTCTGGAAGGCGCACCGCCCCACGCTGGAATCCATTGCCGCCTCCATCCGCCATCTTCTATCCATTTGA
- a CDS encoding thiamine pyrophosphate-dependent dehydrogenase E1 component subunit alpha — protein MAHCDTTQPDLKENAVRAFKAMLLARAFDTKISSLYKAGKITGGVYLGRGHEAIAACGGVFLTAGYDVIAPFIREQAARVTWGEPIIEAARAYLGSALGYMKGRDGNVHRGLPAEGYMAPISHLGSTVAFVIGCLFAKRLDGKLPGPVGVAFCGDGTTSTGAFHEAANMANVERLPLVLVVTNNQFAYSTPNIREFGEASLADRGRGYGFTVHETDGTDFMATLETFRTAVNNAREGRGPQWVLAKTLRMCGHGEHDDASYIPRELKEEYEKKDPVAVAERQLLAAGWLTPEETAALKKQYADEVQLAVATAQREPEPDPFREDWNATVWRPY, from the coding sequence GTGGCACATTGCGACACTACACAACCGGACTTAAAGGAAAATGCCGTCAGGGCTTTCAAGGCCATGTTGCTGGCGCGGGCTTTTGACACCAAAATTTCCAGCCTTTACAAAGCGGGCAAAATTACGGGGGGCGTTTACCTGGGCCGCGGACATGAAGCGATTGCCGCATGCGGAGGCGTCTTTCTGACTGCCGGCTACGATGTAATCGCCCCGTTCATCCGGGAACAGGCGGCACGCGTCACCTGGGGGGAACCGATTATTGAAGCGGCACGCGCCTACCTGGGTTCCGCCCTGGGATATATGAAAGGGCGGGACGGCAATGTCCACCGGGGCCTGCCAGCGGAAGGCTATATGGCTCCCATCAGCCATCTGGGCAGCACGGTGGCTTTCGTCATCGGCTGCCTTTTCGCCAAGCGCCTGGACGGCAAACTGCCCGGCCCCGTGGGAGTAGCTTTCTGCGGCGACGGCACCACGTCCACGGGTGCTTTTCACGAAGCCGCCAATATGGCGAACGTGGAGCGGCTGCCTCTGGTGCTCGTGGTAACCAATAATCAATTTGCCTACTCCACCCCCAATATCAGGGAATTCGGAGAAGCCTCCCTGGCGGACAGGGGCCGCGGCTACGGCTTCACCGTGCATGAAACGGACGGCACGGACTTCATGGCCACGCTGGAAACCTTCCGGACCGCCGTCAATAACGCGAGGGAAGGCCGGGGCCCCCAGTGGGTGCTTGCCAAGACCCTCCGCATGTGCGGGCACGGGGAACATGACGACGCCTCCTACATCCCCAGGGAGCTGAAAGAGGAATATGAAAAAAAAGACCCCGTGGCAGTCGCGGAACGGCAGCTGCTGGCAGCCGGCTGGCTCACGCCGGAAGAAACGGCGGCTTTGAAAAAACAGTATGCCGATGAAGTCCAGCTGGCCGTAGCCACCGCGCAGCGGGAACCGGAACCGGACCCCTTCCGGGAAGACTGGAACGCCACGGTATGGAGACCTTATTAA
- a CDS encoding MerR family DNA-binding transcriptional regulator has translation MDKQNLLTIGNLSKQTGVHVKSLRYYEQLGILLPAYTDPDTGYRYYTLSQIPVVDAIRACIFLDIPLKEFTGFLTRDQRRIHYKKLFSHGTMLAHRKIRDIQEKLRLLEKFRKQMGREEDLLLHGEQAIHALPEKYCWVAPYAGKQHTPEFNILITRIFDDINRCQLRLGAEAGLLSFHRKAGTEQFLYVEVEAAGRDARRMKEIMRLPAASFLCVIRQESGIAEAPGVFPDLFAQEYDKIIMETELFPGDYDVANPKFELRCSLPPGGK, from the coding sequence ATGGACAAACAGAATTTACTAACCATCGGCAATCTGTCCAAACAGACCGGCGTACATGTCAAATCCCTCCGGTATTATGAACAACTGGGCATTTTGCTCCCGGCCTATACGGACCCGGACACCGGCTACCGTTACTACACTCTTTCCCAGATTCCCGTGGTGGATGCCATCCGCGCCTGCATTTTCCTGGATATTCCCCTGAAGGAATTTACCGGCTTCCTGACCAGGGACCAGCGAAGGATCCATTATAAGAAACTTTTCTCCCACGGCACCATGCTGGCACACCGGAAAATCAGGGATATTCAGGAAAAGCTGCGCCTGCTGGAAAAATTCCGGAAACAGATGGGCCGGGAAGAAGATCTTCTGCTTCATGGGGAACAGGCCATCCACGCATTGCCGGAAAAATACTGCTGGGTGGCGCCCTATGCGGGAAAACAGCATACTCCGGAATTTAACATTCTTATCACCCGCATCTTTGACGATATTAACCGCTGCCAGCTGCGGCTGGGCGCGGAAGCCGGCCTGCTTTCCTTCCACCGGAAAGCAGGGACGGAGCAGTTCCTGTATGTGGAGGTGGAAGCGGCCGGCAGAGACGCCCGGCGGATGAAGGAAATCATGCGCCTGCCCGCCGCCTCCTTTCTCTGCGTCATCAGGCAGGAAAGCGGCATTGCGGAGGCGCCCGGCGTTTTTCCGGACCTTTTTGCGCAGGAATATGATAAAATCATTATGGAGACGGAATTGTTTCCCGGAGATTACGATGTGGCAAATCCCAAATTCGAACTGAGATGCAGCCTGCCGCCGGGTGGGAAATGA
- a CDS encoding efflux RND transporter periplasmic adaptor subunit, translating to MKIINLLFCMPLLVVCFSCQREGESQAAGLPGETVPEVSVMTVRSTQVPVTANLPGRMEAYLQAEVRARVTGIIQERCYQEGQTVRPGDLLFKIDPAPLQAVLDECKAAVARARAVLSDAEDKAARYSSLVAKGAVSIREHKQARAEEERARAEYAAAAASLEQARLNLEYTRVEAPISGRVRRALVTEGAFANQNEFTHLTTIEQIDPIYVRFSQPASQYSSLRRAVVSGLWKGVPLGEIKVRLLLSNGEEYPHSGRIIFSDMAVDPNTDTIEMRALFPNPDQELLPGAYVRVVFDRAVRDNVFAIPRDAVIRTAQGASVFVVGPEGVLEARPVRADTLNGREWLVSEGLRDGDRVAVSHTMSLRPGMKVRSAAARPQPHAQQ from the coding sequence ATGAAAATAATTAATCTTTTATTCTGCATGCCCCTGCTGGTGGTTTGCTTCTCCTGCCAGCGGGAGGGTGAAAGCCAGGCAGCCGGATTGCCCGGCGAAACCGTGCCGGAAGTGTCTGTCATGACGGTACGCAGTACTCAGGTTCCCGTAACCGCCAATCTTCCCGGCCGTATGGAAGCGTATCTCCAGGCGGAAGTGCGCGCCCGCGTGACGGGAATTATTCAGGAACGCTGCTATCAGGAAGGGCAGACGGTCCGGCCGGGCGATCTTCTTTTTAAAATAGACCCGGCTCCGCTTCAGGCTGTCCTGGATGAATGCAAGGCTGCAGTGGCTCGTGCCAGGGCCGTTCTGTCGGATGCGGAGGACAAGGCCGCCCGGTATTCCTCCCTGGTCGCCAAGGGCGCCGTCAGCATACGTGAGCATAAACAGGCCAGGGCGGAGGAAGAGCGGGCCAGGGCGGAATATGCCGCCGCGGCCGCCTCTCTGGAGCAGGCGCGCCTGAATCTGGAATATACCCGAGTGGAGGCGCCCATCTCCGGCCGCGTGCGCCGTGCCCTGGTGACGGAAGGGGCGTTTGCCAACCAGAATGAATTCACCCACCTGACCACCATTGAACAGATTGACCCCATTTATGTCCGCTTCAGCCAGCCGGCCTCCCAGTACAGCAGCCTGCGCCGCGCCGTCGTATCCGGATTGTGGAAGGGAGTGCCGCTGGGCGAAATCAAGGTGCGCCTGCTGCTCTCCAATGGGGAGGAATACCCCCATTCCGGCAGGATCATTTTTTCCGACATGGCGGTGGACCCGAATACGGATACTATTGAAATGCGGGCCCTGTTCCCCAACCCGGACCAAGAACTGCTGCCCGGCGCCTATGTGCGCGTGGTGTTTGACAGGGCGGTGCGGGACAACGTATTCGCCATTCCCCGGGATGCCGTCATCCGCACCGCGCAGGGAGCTTCCGTCTTTGTCGTGGGCCCGGAAGGCGTGCTGGAAGCGCGCCCCGTCAGGGCGGATACGCTGAACGGCCGGGAATGGCTGGTTTCAGAAGGCCTCCGGGATGGGGACAGGGTTGCCGTCAGCCACACGATGTCCCTCCGCCCCGGCATGAAAGTCCGCAGTGCCGCCGCCCGGCCGCAACCCCATGCCCAGCAATAA
- a CDS encoding efflux RND transporter permease subunit, translated as MPDFFIRRPIFAWVVALLISLMGLLAIPSLPIAQYPDIAPPVITLRTTYPGASARDTEEAVTAVIEKEINGAPGLMYMSATSSSDGAVEIAATFTQGTDPDIAAVEVQNRLKIVESRLPESVRREGVFVEKSSNNIQAMISLSSTGSLNDTELGEWASARIIPELKRVKGVGRVELFGAETSMRIWPDPEKLEALGLTPTDIVNAVAAQSERIIIGDIGGAAVPESAPINAGVVAEDAFRTPEEFASIALRTLSDGSSVKLGDVARVELGANSYAFFSRCNGQTATGMAIKMAPGSNAVETMGLLKAKMDELSRDFPPGVSYQIPYETTHFVEISIRKVISTLLEAVLLVFLVMFLFLQNFRATLIPTLVVPVALLGTFAVMWLSGFSINMLTMFGMVLSIGILVDDAIVVVENVERIMMEEGLDARRATVKAMKQIGGAIVGITAVLVAVFVPMAFFSGAVGNIYRQFAVTLIVSISFSAFLALSLTPALCAAMLKPSSVEHQEKKGFFGWFNRTIHRSTDRYGRAISGMIRRPVRSLFLYALIIAGAGYLYLTLPTSFLPEEDQGNFMAMVSLPAGTLQKETSVRLREVEDYLMRHEPVEHVYSVGGFSFMGSGTNMAMLFVGLKNWDERPGENSAVQAIIDRVNARFAGDGQMMVMALNMPALPELGNSSGFDFRLQDKGGLGYARMAEARDELLARANADPNLAGVYFSGQADTPRLHVSIDREKAFSMGVPIAEISNSLAVMFGSSYVGDFMHDSQVRRIMVQADGKSRLNGNDIEDLHVRNDQGKLLPLSSFVRLDWTAGPPQLTRYNNYPSFTINGSSAPGKSSGDAMNALEQITASLPQGVGFEWTGQSYEEKLAGSQATLLFGLSILIVFLVLAALYESWSIPLAVILVVPLGLLGALMAVFLRDMPNDIYFKVGLITTIGLSAKNAILIVEVAREFHREGMNAAEAAVAAAKLRLRPILMTSLAFGAGVIPLAFAHGAAAGAQRAVGTGVLGGIITATLLAIFLVPLFFRLTAGKRGPDHPEGI; from the coding sequence ATGCCTGATTTCTTCATACGCCGCCCCATTTTTGCCTGGGTAGTCGCACTCCTGATTTCCCTGATGGGCCTTCTGGCCATTCCCAGCCTGCCCATTGCCCAGTATCCGGACATCGCTCCCCCGGTCATCACCCTGCGCACCACATATCCGGGGGCTTCCGCCCGGGATACGGAGGAAGCCGTTACCGCCGTCATTGAAAAGGAAATCAACGGAGCGCCCGGCTTGATGTACATGTCCGCCACCAGCAGCTCCGACGGAGCCGTGGAAATAGCCGCTACGTTCACGCAGGGCACGGATCCGGATATTGCCGCCGTAGAAGTGCAGAACAGGCTGAAAATCGTGGAATCCCGCCTGCCGGAATCCGTCCGGAGAGAAGGCGTGTTCGTGGAAAAATCATCCAACAATATTCAGGCGATGATTTCCCTCTCTTCTACAGGCAGCCTGAATGATACGGAGCTGGGGGAATGGGCTTCCGCCCGCATCATCCCGGAACTGAAGCGTGTGAAAGGCGTCGGGCGCGTGGAGCTTTTCGGTGCGGAGACATCCATGCGCATCTGGCCGGACCCGGAAAAACTGGAGGCGCTGGGCCTGACCCCCACGGATATTGTCAATGCCGTGGCTGCCCAGAGCGAGCGCATCATCATCGGGGACATCGGGGGGGCGGCCGTTCCCGAATCCGCCCCCATCAACGCCGGCGTGGTGGCGGAGGACGCTTTCCGTACGCCGGAGGAATTCGCCTCCATTGCGTTGAGGACGCTTTCAGACGGTTCCTCCGTCAAACTGGGGGACGTGGCGAGGGTGGAGCTGGGCGCCAACAGCTACGCATTCTTTTCCCGCTGCAACGGCCAGACGGCCACCGGAATGGCCATCAAGATGGCTCCCGGCTCCAATGCCGTGGAAACCATGGGCCTGCTCAAGGCCAAGATGGATGAACTGTCCAGGGATTTCCCGCCCGGAGTCTCCTACCAGATTCCCTATGAAACCACCCACTTCGTGGAAATCTCCATCCGGAAAGTCATTTCAACCCTGCTGGAAGCCGTCCTGCTGGTGTTCCTGGTCATGTTCCTGTTCCTCCAGAACTTCCGGGCTACCCTGATTCCCACGCTCGTCGTCCCCGTAGCCCTGCTGGGAACCTTTGCCGTGATGTGGCTCTCCGGGTTCTCCATCAACATGCTTACCATGTTCGGCATGGTGCTCAGCATCGGCATTCTGGTGGATGACGCCATCGTGGTGGTGGAAAATGTGGAACGCATCATGATGGAAGAAGGTCTGGATGCCCGGCGCGCTACGGTGAAAGCCATGAAGCAGATCGGCGGGGCCATCGTGGGCATCACCGCCGTGCTCGTGGCGGTTTTCGTGCCCATGGCCTTTTTCAGCGGAGCGGTGGGGAACATTTACCGGCAGTTTGCCGTAACGCTCATTGTGTCCATCTCCTTCTCCGCGTTTCTGGCCCTTTCCCTGACTCCGGCGCTGTGCGCCGCCATGCTGAAACCCTCCTCCGTGGAGCATCAGGAGAAAAAGGGTTTTTTCGGATGGTTCAACCGGACGATACACCGGTCCACGGACCGGTACGGCCGTGCCATATCCGGAATGATCCGCCGCCCTGTGCGCTCCCTGTTCCTGTATGCCCTCATTATTGCAGGGGCCGGCTATTTGTACCTTACGCTGCCCACCTCCTTCCTTCCGGAAGAAGACCAGGGCAACTTCATGGCAATGGTGTCCCTCCCTGCCGGCACCCTTCAGAAGGAAACCAGCGTGCGGCTGCGGGAAGTGGAGGATTACCTGATGCGGCATGAGCCGGTGGAGCACGTTTACTCCGTGGGAGGGTTCAGCTTCATGGGCTCCGGAACCAACATGGCCATGCTGTTTGTCGGTCTGAAAAACTGGGACGAGCGTCCCGGAGAAAACAGTGCTGTCCAGGCGATTATTGACCGCGTCAATGCCCGCTTTGCCGGAGACGGTCAGATGATGGTCATGGCCCTGAACATGCCGGCCCTGCCGGAGCTGGGCAATTCGTCCGGATTCGACTTCCGGCTCCAGGACAAGGGCGGCCTGGGATATGCCCGCATGGCGGAAGCCCGGGACGAGCTTCTGGCCCGTGCCAATGCGGACCCCAATCTGGCGGGCGTTTATTTCTCCGGCCAGGCGGATACGCCGCGTCTGCATGTCTCCATTGACCGGGAAAAAGCCTTTTCCATGGGAGTTCCCATTGCGGAGATCAGCAATTCTCTGGCGGTCATGTTCGGGTCCAGCTACGTGGGGGATTTCATGCATGACAGCCAGGTGCGCCGCATCATGGTGCAGGCGGACGGAAAAAGCCGCCTGAACGGAAACGACATTGAGGACCTGCATGTCCGCAATGACCAGGGGAAGCTTCTGCCCCTTTCCTCCTTTGTCAGGCTGGACTGGACGGCGGGGCCTCCGCAGCTCACGCGCTACAATAACTATCCCTCCTTCACCATCAACGGCTCTTCCGCGCCCGGCAAGAGCAGCGGAGATGCCATGAACGCCCTGGAACAGATTACCGCCTCCCTGCCGCAGGGCGTGGGGTTTGAATGGACGGGGCAATCCTATGAAGAAAAGCTGGCCGGGTCCCAGGCCACGCTGCTTTTCGGCCTTTCCATCCTGATTGTCTTTCTGGTGCTGGCGGCCCTGTATGAAAGCTGGTCCATTCCGTTGGCCGTTATTCTGGTCGTGCCCCTGGGACTGCTTGGAGCCCTGATGGCCGTCTTCCTGCGCGACATGCCCAATGACATTTACTTCAAAGTGGGCCTGATTACGACCATCGGCCTTTCCGCCAAGAATGCCATTCTGATTGTGGAAGTGGCCAGGGAATTTCACCGGGAGGGCATGAATGCGGCGGAAGCTGCCGTCGCCGCCGCCAAACTGCGCCTGCGGCCCATCCTGATGACCTCCCTGGCGTTCGGGGCGGGCGTCATTCCTCTGGCGTTCGCCCATGGGGCGGCGGCCGGAGCGCAGCGCGCCGTGGGCACCGGCGTGCTGGGCGGCATCATTACGGCCACGCTGCTGGCCATCTTCCTGGTGCCCCTCTTCTTCCGCCTGACGGCCGGAAAGAGGGGGCCGGATCATCCGGAAGGAATCTGA
- a CDS encoding autotransporter outer membrane beta-barrel domain-containing protein has translation MIYSDGDISFSDGATFINNYAKTSGGAITMGGKCDLLALTKDVLFSGNMAGGVVIGQSDDGFPVVENGIANAIDMNGSLFSSLYTPNLTLAAEERREIRFNDPITSRNEDPGRPMTLTLNRYTDGEGNVRDTDGTIVFSGELYQGEDTHLAASRYNSFLADATLYGGALLLEHDVVFGRNPEEITDKRYNSSLTVEKGVLEITGGSKANASSFTLSGPGAVLRPGESAFINTHNADLSHGFTFDMRHQLQAGPVFGPGLMLSALDSFTAGGYIGVADTGANAPRFYADRSWKQDRVFHVLTDVQHIHEGDFDGAVSQATGTARVDDPYAYTGTWSHRWTDADGDGYAEQLQLVWKADGTPISRVDPELAGELAVNSLWSSASNAAALGGNVLSRLSVPRLADRHARNLWGMGLGDFARQRSRGGVDGYDYNGGGYSVGADSGMGGEDEGIWGIAFGQLCGHARSRDFQGRNTQDTRMGSLYWGRLMEESNRAYWIFKGSLTWAETRNNMTSRLSGAPASRGKWNNETWLAQAEVSRTADCAGGWRLTPFVRMEFTHGRQDAFREQGGYGRDFGGAALKRLSIPVGLEIGRTDEWKGRPWAQSLRVSYVGDVLRDVPEAAVYSPYSDMGWRGRAVSPERHGLRAEYNTFLQCNERWSVYGGYGLEVRGSSCYHRVNAGVSRSF, from the coding sequence GTGATTTACAGCGATGGGGATATTTCTTTCAGCGATGGAGCTACGTTTATCAACAATTATGCCAAGACTTCCGGGGGAGCCATCACGATGGGAGGGAAATGCGACCTGCTCGCTCTGACGAAGGACGTGCTTTTCAGCGGCAACATGGCTGGGGGCGTCGTCATCGGCCAGTCCGACGATGGCTTCCCCGTGGTGGAAAACGGCATTGCGAATGCCATTGACATGAACGGTTCTTTGTTTTCTTCACTTTATACGCCCAATCTGACGCTTGCCGCGGAAGAGAGGCGTGAAATCCGTTTCAACGACCCGATTACCAGCCGGAACGAAGACCCCGGCCGCCCTATGACCCTCACGCTCAACCGCTACACGGACGGGGAGGGGAATGTTCGCGACACGGATGGAACGATCGTCTTCAGCGGCGAACTCTACCAGGGAGAAGATACGCATCTTGCCGCCAGCCGGTACAACAGCTTCCTCGCGGATGCCACCCTCTATGGCGGCGCCCTCCTGCTGGAACACGATGTTGTCTTCGGCAGGAATCCTGAGGAAATAACGGATAAACGATACAACTCCTCCCTGACGGTGGAAAAAGGCGTGCTGGAAATCACCGGAGGAAGCAAGGCCAACGCCTCCAGCTTCACCCTCTCCGGCCCTGGCGCCGTCCTGCGCCCCGGGGAGAGCGCCTTCATCAACACCCACAACGCCGACCTTTCCCACGGCTTCACCTTCGATATGCGCCACCAGCTCCAGGCCGGGCCGGTCTTCGGCCCGGGCCTGATGCTCTCCGCCCTGGACTCCTTTACGGCCGGGGGGTACATCGGCGTGGCGGACACGGGAGCCAACGCCCCCCGGTTCTACGCGGACCGCTCCTGGAAGCAGGACCGCGTCTTCCACGTGCTGACGGATGTGCAGCACATCCATGAGGGGGACTTTGACGGGGCCGTCTCCCAGGCCACCGGAACGGCCCGGGTGGATGACCCCTACGCCTACACGGGAACCTGGAGCCACCGGTGGACGGACGCGGACGGCGACGGCTACGCCGAACAGCTCCAGCTGGTCTGGAAAGCGGACGGAACCCCCATCAGCCGCGTTGACCCGGAACTGGCCGGGGAACTGGCCGTCAACTCCCTCTGGAGCTCGGCGTCCAACGCGGCGGCCTTGGGCGGCAACGTCCTCTCCCGTCTGAGCGTGCCGCGCCTGGCCGACAGGCATGCCCGCAACCTGTGGGGCATGGGGCTGGGCGACTTCGCCCGGCAGCGCAGCCGGGGAGGCGTGGACGGCTACGACTACAACGGAGGCGGCTACTCCGTGGGGGCGGACAGCGGCATGGGAGGGGAGGACGAGGGCATCTGGGGGATCGCCTTCGGGCAGCTCTGCGGCCATGCCAGAAGCCGGGACTTCCAGGGGCGCAACACGCAGGACACCCGGATGGGCTCCCTGTACTGGGGCCGCCTGATGGAAGAAAGCAACAGGGCGTACTGGATCTTCAAGGGAAGCCTCACGTGGGCGGAAACGCGCAACAACATGACCAGCCGCCTGAGCGGGGCGCCGGCCTCCAGGGGCAAATGGAACAACGAGACGTGGCTGGCGCAGGCGGAAGTGTCCCGGACGGCGGACTGTGCGGGAGGGTGGAGGCTGACGCCGTTCGTGAGGATGGAATTCACGCACGGCCGTCAGGACGCCTTCCGGGAACAGGGAGGGTATGGCCGTGACTTCGGAGGGGCGGCGCTGAAACGCCTGTCCATTCCCGTGGGCCTGGAAATAGGCAGGACGGACGAATGGAAGGGGAGGCCGTGGGCGCAGTCGCTGCGCGTGTCCTATGTGGGGGACGTGCTGAGGGACGTGCCGGAAGCGGCGGTGTACAGCCCGTACAGCGACATGGGCTGGAGAGGAAGGGCGGTGAGCCCGGAACGGCACGGCCTGCGCGCGGAGTACAACACGTTCCTGCAGTGCAATGAGCGCTGGAGCGTGTACGGGGGCTACGGGCTGGAAGTGAGGGGAAGCTCCTGCTACCACCGCGTGAACGCAGGGGTGTCCAGGAGCTTCTAA